tctttgctattttttaatccattatttttcatttttatttattcaaggAAAGAACATTCTGTTTACacatactttttaatttttaaataaaaatcacttttatatttattttagtttgtcaggtgaaaaaggaagaaaatttaaCACATATAATATGCAAGGTTCATATGTTTAAGTTTCCTattaggtttttattttattttaagcaaCTCTTATTATGCATATAAATTTAGAGCTTTTGTAAATTTCGTCCAATGATAAGTTTTTATAAGATCacatttttatagttttctttttatctttagtttttcataccttaaaaatttaatttaattaaatataatcgCCAGCAATCcctaaataaaatagattaagttataaaaaataactaacagAGAGTTAAGTTGGCCCATATTTAGAAAAAAGCTCAGCAACTCTTCAAATATTGGATTCTCACCGAAAACATTCATGACTCGAGAATAATCCATAGTCACTAAATGACAAACAAATATCCGAAATGAACTTTAACCTGACAAAATTCGGCTCTAGTtgcaactttttttatttaagaaacatGAAATCTAAAGAAATGCAAAGCGCAAGTTAGAAGGGAGAAAACCCCATTAAAATTTGGAGTATGTGGGCTACGTGCAATCTGATTCGGAGGTGAAGATCATTGGCACTAACCATACTGAATGCAGAAGTATACATGTCTTGAAAGTGAGCACAAAGTAAAGAATTCGATGATTAATTCATAAACCTTCACTAAATCTTTCTTACAAGTAAACGCTCCGCATAGAATACATTGAAAATTATGAGGATCCCTCAAGAAAGTTTGCTTTTCAACGAACAGTAAAGGTTCATACTCTGCTCCCATTCTAATTCCCAACTGATGTTCAGCTCCATTTGTCAGTGGCGTCAATAACCAATAAGAGAAGGTGAACTCACTCTATTACATCTATCCACCAAGTCGATAGGATCTTCCCCTGAAAGCAACTCCGGAGCCACTCTCAGGCTGAGGGTTATTAGCAGCCTGCGAACGGCTAATCGGTTGCATTCCAATTCTCCACCTTCCAACCAATTTACGTCTGAAAAATATAGTTAAGAACACAACAGAGCTAGTCCCGATTATAAGGAGTTAGACGTCATTGACTAAACAATAAAAGATCATGGCTAGGTCCTGGCCCCTACAATGCTGCAAAAACAATGAGGAAGAACTACAGATGTGTTTGGACGTAAGAGCTTAGAAAGAATGGTGGTTTTTAAAGGTGAAGGGGAGGATGTGCTTCCTATGTTGGGTTCAGTTCACAAAAACAATGAATAAAGCTTCAAGAcactataaaataaatcaaataaataaaaactttaaaatgaataCAGCATATGCATAATAACACCTTAAGCAACAAGAAACTAGAAGGATACACCCACATTGGCGTCTTCAAAATGTTCTTTCCACCTGCTAGTGGATGCAACACTGTCAAAAAGTAGTACAGATGTCCTGCGATGATACCTAAGAGGTCAGGTATAAGAGGCGAGCCAAAAATGACATCCAAAGCAAGCATTGCCCATGGAAGATAGAAAGCctggaaaaacaaaagatattgATCCTATCAGACAACGAAAAGATGTACCTCGTAGAGCTTATGCAGCAGAGGCATAAGAACAAGGCTAACTTACAGAAGATTGAAACATACCTTAAGAGCAACAAGCCCATATATGTTGATTTGAGCATTTGGAAATTCTCTACTCCAAACATAAAGTAGCATAAAAACCAGTGGTATTGCCAAAAATGGGGACCACAATAAAGGGATCGCAGACAAAACCTATAATTGAGGAAATAAAATTACAAGAGAAAAACTGATGTCAAGACTTAGAATATCAAGTTAAAAACGAAACTAGAAAGAAAGAACCTACTAGTGGGGAAATGGAGTTGGTGCAATTTCAACAACAATCAGACATGTGATCTTTCAATCAGAATTTTGTATCAGCTAAATTAACTTCCCAAATATTTTCTCCACTGAACCAAGTAGCTCTGTACAGAACATTCAAACCTTGACACTTCCTATCCTACCTAGCCAGAATTTATATTCCTCAATCTCCAATCGATTCTCTCCAACCAACAGTAACCTTACACGAAATTGACAACTAATCTTCACTTACCATTGACCATTTCGGATAATCAATCAGAATCATCATTCATTTGTTAATTAACCAATGATCTCAATGTTTATCCATCTAACTTTGCATTCactaaaaacaaatcaaacataattttattaccAAAAGTTTTGAGATGTGACATATGCTAATGCAGAAATTATTGAAGACTAATGGAGCATAACTTTCACAGGCACAATGGCCAAATGCAAGTCagataaacatattaaattgaatatataaattgttCATCATTGTTATTCAAAAAAGAAGTTTTGTAATCTTCTTGTCCAGCTCATAAGCCAGAACCACTAGAATAGGTTCTACAAAATATACCCTCCCGCATTTTGAAGGATAAATGTCACATTAACAATcataagatgaaaaagatatGTGGAGGATCAAACATACTAATAGTGCAAACGAACCAAATATCATCATCCACAAGAAATCAGCAGTCCGTCTGTCAAATGGTCCCTTCTCAAGTTGGACACCGTACCTTAATCTGCACATTATACGAATAAGAATTAATTCGGATGAACTAAGTATACCTCACCACTTTATATAATCTACTTGTTCGATATACAGAAACTTAGAAATTGATGTaacaaattattcttcaattacTTACATCATCAAGAGACGGATCccaaaattgatagaaaatggTCCGAGGAAAAATAAGTTTGTGAATAACCTCCAGACCTACGGATGATGGGAAGTACAAAAGATTTATTAAATAGGTCAAATGGAAAATAACAAACTAAGATTATTACAAAAGATTGACAACAGCAAGTTAAGCTTAACGGAAATCACAAACTTCATCGGTAAAACTCTAATTGACTGCTTGATAGTCAAAAAATCTCCCAAACAATTGGCGACTTGTCATTCGCCAAGATATTAAACCATTGCTATTAATGAAGCAGTGTAATGTAATGTATTGCCCAGTGTCCACAGTGCCTCATCTCTTTATCCACAAGTATCAGAAAATATGACCAAAAGGAAGAAGGAATTGGGGGGATGCCATAGATTATATATCCTATAGCAGTCTAGAAGGAAGTGGAGAGAACTCCATTGAGCCCAAACAATCATTCGACACACAGGGcacaattataaataacaataatgaaATGTTGACCGCAAAAACACAAGTATATCAGCACATGATAGGATATACAAACAATCAcgaaaatatttcataatctgGTTAGCAATTGGAGGTTGGTGTTTGGCAGCAAAAGTTAGGAGTAAAACCAAGTATGTCTCcatgatatttcttttaatttggcaactgaaaaacaaaaataaagatactCAATCtgtcttatataaaaaaattaaaaaaaaaaatcttcaaatcaAAGAAGCACAGAATGGGATATCGAAAGCGAAGCTTTTGAGAATGAGTGCAACACTTGGCAAAAGCATTAACAGCACGTTCCTCTTTCTCTGATACTGATACCAATGACATTAAGGAATTTTCACCTGAAAACCGTAGAACACTCGTTCGTACAATAGTGCAATATGAATTGGATTATATAATCCAAGATGGAAAGCGGCAGTAGCCAACACGCAAACAGTGCCATATGCCTTGGTTATTGGCGGAAGAGAGTGATAAAACCTGAAAGCATGCAACATTTGAAGTATTAAACAAACTGATCGAAGCAATTATAAAAATTTCCAAGAAAATTTCTACACCTAATCCAAGAATATCAATGAAAGCAGAACTTGCAATAACACGTTTAACTGGTTATTTCTGACACTAATGAAGCTGGAAAGCGCTCAGATTAGGTTTaacgaaagagaaaaaaaaatcaaaaacctcTTAATCGACTTAAAGTAACGAAATGGATTAAAGTTGGCAATAATTCGACAGTAAACGTTTGATAGTTCAAACGAACAAGAATTAAAAgattcatcaacattatctttatttgaaaaacgataaaaaaaaatgaaggatgAAGAGAATTACTCAGCGGGAGAAGACATTGCTTACTGAGGAAGATAATAAGAACAGAACTGACTCCAGTTTGGAATTCAGATTTTGAGATCTTCCTTGTGATACCGTCTCCCTCAGACCCAGAAGCTTCCGTGCACCCTTTTCTCACGTGACCGTCGAAGCCTCACATGGCCCAAATTTTGTGGGCCATTTTAAGGCTTACTCTTTTAAGGCCTTTCCTTAACGAACCCCACAAATTAATTCCTCGACCCCCGAATTGCTTCTTGCACCCCCAACTTTGGATTCAAATTGTTCTATTCAGAAATGAAAAGTCttgataaaaaatcattataattgCTTCACTTATGCTTAATACACGTAATGTTTCGAGGAttaaaatttatactattttggATCTTGACAAGAGGAATGATGGTGTACCGTCTTGTTAGATGTTCTGATTGAGTCATGGCGTACGAATTTTTAAAGAGATTTCGAATGTATTTGCAAAGTTATTTGGCTTGACTTATAAagtagtttaaaaatttaaacttgtttaagAAAGGAATtcaatttagtaattttttacacttttttcacaaattagtaatttattaaaataaactagcTTATtagttactatttttttatcctgacttgtttgtttgaaattcggttttttaattattaaatatatttttatgccattttatttttatcaagtattttattattttttaacttatatattttttagctTTGCATCTGTTGTTTACAAGGGATTGGTAAGACTTTTCtagtgttatttattttgagaaaaatataaaataattgggaaaaaaataagtttgattcaaatataacgtttttaaataatttataagttgtTTAGGTAGTTTTAAAAGgtgatttaatttataaaataatttttatagttttagatcctttttagtctttaattattttttttattattctatccTTCATGCACACTGATATCTATATATAAGGTTAAGAGAATAGTGTAAAAATAAGTATTGGTATtccaaatttaaaagttaaatgtaGCTATACTATATTTTGCAAATAAAAACCTTATAGTTAATCTGTGgcatattaaaaatcaattaaataaaagttactttttaattcaatcttatgaGACATGGTTTcgaaaataagattaaaacttACTTATATACTATACTTCAATTATATTTACGTTAGAATGTGaaattttgacacattttcttaatttgataattagatatatttgcagattatatattttttaatataataatagtttaataatagtgtgaaaaataaaatttacattcacttatatataatatagtttaattatgttaaatttttaaagagaGAATTTTACTCTAGAGATACAATACTAATGAAATATGAGTCCAACTCTTATAAAGGATTAACACTAATTCATCTAAAACCTTAAGATGATGAGTTGATAAGTTTTCCACCCTATAAAACACTCAACTTTCTATTATCTACAAAATGTGAGACTTGTACTTAGATTTTCAACAATCTCCTTCATGGGTGAGTCTATTCCACATTGGTATGCTTCCCCTCGAATAGGAGCATTCCTAAGCATGGGTATCAATTATTCGTATcacatttcttctttttgaaaCAAGTTTACCTAAACTTTttgttagaaagtgggtttttaaggcctaactcaaccccacaaaaccggcttgtaaggtgaggtctgcaccccacttatatatatatatatatatatatatatatatatatattataaattggccttatctctagtcgaaaAAGACTTTTTATACAAAGATTATATTTTACTCTTATGAGGCGGTTACTAAGAATAACCATACCTTAATATCACTTTGAtggagaaataaaataaaacaacaataaataatatcaaagtATGCAGCAAAAACAATTCACCAAAACTTGCAATAATCTATGTgaagcaacaaaataaaaatgacaacaATAATCACAAAAGAAAGCACTGATATTTTTAAtctgaaaattttctttcaataagAGAAGTAAAAATCTACAGACACAAATGAGTCAATCAAATCTTACTAACATCAAATATAGTACAAGagagtcaaataaaaaaatacaaataggTCATCATTACCGGCTAAtacattaaaacaataatactcTCAAATacaaagaacaaagaaagagaaaaataattagtttctctaataacattaatattttaaatcatgtgtaattttattgtttcgCTCCCAAGTTCGTTGAGCGACATCGTTAAGGTCAATCATACATTTGAGGTATTCACTTTGGAGTTTGTGTTCCGTCacaattttgttcttaaaggaCATCTCAGAGGGTGGAAGGAATATTTAAACTATCTATGCTTTGATTCTTAAGGGATGCGAAACTATTGGATGTGGTAGAAACATAAGCCCCCAATCGCCAATGGAGGGCTTAAGGGACCAAATGTTCCCTTATCGGCCCACGATTCTGCTCCCAACTTTTTCGAGCGACATTGTTAAGGCCAATCACCATACATCCAAGGTACTGTCTCCTTTGAAGTTTGTTCTCCATCACGGTTTATTCATTAAAAGATGCTTGAAAGGGTGAAAGGATAGGAAAGAATATTTAAACACTTGGAACATAAGCCCACAATTGAGGTTTAAGGGGAATGTCTGGTTATACCCACTAAAGGGCTTAAGAGATTGAATGTTCCATTATCAACTTTACGGTGAGCGTCAATGTTATGTTCCCAAGTCCAATAAGCAACATCGTTAAGATCAATCACcatatatttaagatattgtCTACTTTGGAGTTTGTTCTCTATGATTATTGAAGTAATAGGAACatccattaataaaattgacttaacaaattattttaattttaaaagtatccaatattttagctttaaatctaattaaataaaattaaaataaaaaatatatagatcaATCACATATAATACATAGCCTTAAAACACCTCATTCCATTTCAATCCTAGCTTGCCTCTTTCTATTACTtaacaaaaagagagagaataaCACGATAATTATATCATACACCCATTCTCCCCTACCATAAAGCAAGAAAGTCGAAACTAACTTATGCACAATTatgtaaattgtaaaattttcagCATATAGTATATGGTTGGTGTTTGTCATGCAATGGATTGACACAACTAATTAATAACATgatacaaatttaaaactataaaaccaTGGTGGGTCGCCATAGAGATGTTGTGTTCATCATTTCTTCCTCCAGCCATGGCAATGGCCAATGGAAATGGACATGCTGTCACCATTAACaatatacttaaaaaatgaagaaaaatccaaaatttgCTTCACCATGTATAGATTATAAAGATTAGATGAGGAATTGGTGAAGAAAGTGAGCTGAGTAAGTGTGTGTGGTGGAAGAAGGGAGCATATTCTTGGTAGCGTAGAAACACAACAAACATTAATAAAgcagagagaaaaggaaatagAATAGCACGTAGCACCAACACGCTTGCCccatgcttttatcatttatcttACTCATGCTCACTCACTCTCGGGTGGCTTCAATTGGGATCAATGAAAAAGACAAACCCTAAAAAGTGCAAAAACTCACCTATCAAAACAAAACGATCGCACTCCTATGTAATTcatgtgcttttttttttttttggtgtgtggataaattgaattgaaatacTTCTCCACTGAAAAGACATGATTGATTGTGCTAATGAATGCATAGTATAGTATATACATTATAGTTAACATGCGTCACTTCAATCTATGTTCAACTAATCAAACCTAATGTTAACTTGTTTCACACTTTCGTGATTAGATCGAtagtaaacaataatttataataaataatattaatataaaatataaataagacaatcagattatatttattataatattcaataCACGATATATTTGAATATCTATTAACTTAAGCATTATGACGTCTTATAACATCTTACGGTTTAGACGATAAAAACTTCTAACATTAAATAAGTGGAGAGCGatgaaaaatcaagaaattaaaaatgtcttaGTCTTGTAAAAGAGAAGATGACTTACTAACATCTTAGCTGGAAGGAAAAACATAAGTCTGTTTTCCATTGAAGCATGTAAAGAGGAAATAATAATGGATAGAATTAGAAGATATGGAGGATCTGTGTATTGGTTGTAAGATTAAGAAGAAAGTGATGAA
This genomic stretch from Vigna radiata var. radiata cultivar VC1973A chromosome 7, Vradiata_ver6, whole genome shotgun sequence harbors:
- the LOC106765711 gene encoding derlin-1 isoform X2, yielding MSSPAEFYHSLPPITKAYGTVCVLATAAFHLGLYNPIHIALLYERVFYGFQVWRLFTNLFFLGPFSINFGIRLLMILRYGVQLEKGPFDRRTADFLWMMIFGSFALLVLSAIPLLWSPFLAIPLVFMLLYVWSREFPNAQINIYGLVALKAFYLPWAMLALDVIFGSPLIPDLLGIIAGHLYYFLTVLHPLAGGKNILKTPMWVYPSSFLLLKHCRGQDLAMIFYCLVNDV
- the LOC106765711 gene encoding derlin-1 isoform X1; this translates as MSSPAEFYHSLPPITKAYGTVCVLATAAFHLGLYNPIHIALLYERVFYGFQVWRLFTNLFFLGPFSINFGIRLLMILRYGVQLEKGPFDRRTADFLWMMIFGSFALLVLSAIPLLWSPFLAIPLVFMLLYVWSREFPNAQINIYGLVALKAFYLPWAMLALDVIFGSPLIPDLLGIIAGHLYYFLTVLHPLAGGKNILKTPMWVRKLVGRWRIGMQPISRSQAANNPQPESGSGVAFRGRSYRLGG